A single window of Colletes latitarsis isolate SP2378_abdomen chromosome 11, iyColLati1, whole genome shotgun sequence DNA harbors:
- the LOC143347813 gene encoding annexin B11 isoform X2, which produces MSYGYQLSPTVVPYSDFDARADAEALRKAMKGFGTDEKTIINVLANRSNLQRQEIAVQFKTLYGKDLIKDLKSELSGNFEKLILDMMMPLPQYYAKELHDAMSGVGTDECVLIEVLCTMSNHEIRVIKQAYEAMYGRSLEDDLAGDTSGNFKRLMVSLCCANRDESFDVNPSAAMEDAKELLRAGELRFGTDESVFNAILVQRNVPQLKQIFVEYENITGHDIESAIENEFSGDVKKGLLAIVKCVKNRAGFFAEQLYKSMKGLGTDDNRLIRLIVTRCEVDMGDIKEMFRHQYNESLENFISGDCSGHYKKCLLALIS; this is translated from the exons ATGAGCTACGGATATCAA TTATCCCCAACCGTCGTGCCCTACAGCGATTTCGATGCCAGGGCTGACGCGGAAGCTTTGAGAAAAGCCATGAAGGGATTCGGTACGGACGAAAAGACAATCATTAACGTGCTTGCCAATCGCAGTAATCTGCAACGCCAGGAAATTGCCGTTCAATTCAAGACTCTCTATGGAAAA GATCTTATAAAGGACTTGAAATCAGAATTGTCCGGTAATTTCGAAAAACTGATTCTTGATATGATGATGCCACTACCCCAGTATTATGCCAAAGAACTGCACGACGCGATGTCCGGCGTCGGTACCGATGAATGCGTACTGATCGAAGTACTATGCACCATGTCTAATCACGAGATTCGTGTTATTAAACAGGCTTACGAAGCAA TGTACGGAAGATCGTTGGAGGATGACCTGGCAGGCGATACATCCGGTAACTTCAAACGTTTAATGGTGTCGTTGTGTTGTGCCAACAGAGACGAGTCATTCGACGTGAATCCATCCGCCGCTATGGAGGATGCCAAGGAACTTCTCAGAGCCG GCGAGCTCCGTTTCGGGACCGATGAGTCAGTGTTCAATGCAATTCTCGTACAGAGAAACGTGCCTCAGCTAAAACAGATATTCGTAGAATACGAAAACATAACCGGCCATGACATCGAGAGCGCTATCGAGAACGAGTTCTCGGGCGACGTTAAGAAAGGCCTTCTTGCGATCG TGAAATGTGTGAAAAACAGAGCCGGTTTCTTCGCCGAACAGTTGTACAAGAGTATGAAGGGCCTCGGCACGGACGACAATCGTTTGATCAGATTGATCGTCACGCGTTGCGAGGTAGACATGGGAGACATAAAAGAAATGTTCAGGCATCAGTATAACGAGTCTTTGGAGAACTTCATTTCC GGCGACTGTTCCGGCCATTATAAGAAGTGTCTACTGGCTCTAATTTCTTAA
- the Taf5 gene encoding TATA-box binding protein associated factor 5 isoform X1 — protein MDSEKTTMLAVLQLLRKYNLKGTEELFRKEANLTDISPDEAQQTDSEVNSVLSAYKSEGDPALYEKAYSELKKFVEGSLDIYKHELGTILYPVLVHMYLELVYNNHSEEAKQLLEKFGGNLEEYYQNDLKRLSNVTRREQMAGNELTDTFKSNQFIIRMSRDTLSILKRHLQEKKHSVLLNIIQEHLYFDMYEGVARNKQQIDATSGAVVGEATRQDNKAKVYYGLLKEPDIQCVPPTEEEEDDTGGADGDKPKKKKAKKDPLFSKKTKSDPNAPPVGRMPLPNLKDADKLEKVKALREASKRVVLGPDTLPSICFYTLLNAIHTVTAAEVAEDSSLLAIGFSDSSIKVWTLIPQKLRLMKTGEQLQDIDREADDVLVRMMDDRTAESSRPLYGHNGPVYSLSFSPDRNLLLSSSEDSTGMLQSAVVLNLRSVKNYKCITVRLWSLHTWTCVVCYKGHLFPVWCVRFSSHGYYFATSSHDKTARLWATDSHQPLRIFAGHYSDVDVVQFHPNSNYVATGSSDMTVRLWDCVTGSQVRLMTGHKAPIYSLAFSAEGRFLASAGADHRVLVWDLAHGHLVAALSNHSGTIHCLTFSRDGNILVSGSLDSTIKLWDFTKLAEEMSLEDVNVSHNPDVKTNAEAYLLRTFPTKNSPVLALHFSRRNLLLGIGMFEST, from the exons ATGGACAGCGAGAAAACTACCATGCTTGCGGTTTTACAGCTACTTCGGAAGTATAATCTGAAG GGAACGGAAGAACTATTTCGAAAAGAGGCGAATCTAACAGATATCTCTCCGGATGAAGCTCAGCAGACTGATTCCGAAGTAAACAGTGTGCTCTCTGCGTACAAAAGCGAGGGAGACCCTGCACTCTATGAGAAAGCATACAGCGAACTGAAAAAATTTGTAGAAGGTTCTCTAGATATATACAAG CATGAATTGGGTACGATATTATACCCGGTCTTGGTGCACATGTATCTAGAATTGGTCTATAATAATCATTCGGAGGAAGCGAAACAACTTCTAGAGAAATTTGGCGGTAATCTGGAGGAATAttatcagaatgatttgaaaagatTGTCCAACGTTACCAGACGGGAACAGATGGCCGGAAACGAGTTAACCGACACTTTCAA ATCCAATCAGTTCATAATCAGGATGTCGAGGGATACCCTTTCTATATTAAAACGACATTTACAAGAAAAAAAGCACAGTGTGTTATTAAACATCATACAAGAACATCTTTATTTTGATATGTACGAGGGAGTAGCTAGGAACAAACAACAAATCGATGCTACGTCGGGCGCGGTAGTCGGAGAGGCGACCAGGCAAG ATAATAAGGCTAAAGTATATTATGGACTTCTGAAGGAACCAGACATCCAATGCGTGCCTCCGACCGAGGAAGAGGAGGACGATACAGGCGGTGCAGACGGGGACAAACCGaaaaagaaaaaggccaagaaggATCCTTTATTTTCGAAGAAAACCAAGTCAGACCCGAACGCGCCGCCCGTCGGTAGAATGCCTTTGCCCAATTT AAAAGACGCTGATAAATTGGAGAAGGTGAAGGCTCTAAGGGAAGCGTCGAAACGCGTGGTGCTTGGCCCGGACACCTTACCCTCTATCTGCTTTTACACGCTCCTGAACGCTATCCATAC TGTAACAGCGGCGGAGGTGGCAGAGGACTCGAGTTTACTGGCCATCGGATTCAGTGACTCTAGCATAAAAGTGTGGACGTTAATTCCGCAGAAATTAAGACTGATGAAGACCGGCGAACAATTACAGGACATCGACAGAGAAGCAG ATGACGTGTTAGTGAGAATGATGGATGATCGTACAGCGGAATCGTCGAGGCCCCTGTACGGGCATAACGGTCCCGTGTACAGTCTGTCGTTCAGTCCAGACAGGAATCTTCTTCTCTCGTCGTCGGAAGATAGCACGGGTATGTTACAGTCAGCGGTGGTCCTTAACCTGCGATccgttaaaaattataaatgtatTACAGTCAGACTATGGTCCCTACATACATGGACGTGTGTCGTATGCTACAAGGGGCACTTGTTCCCAGTGTGGTGCGTCAGGTTTTCGTCTCACGGTTATTATTTCGCTACGTCTTCTCACGACAAAACTGCCAGGCTCTGGGCGACCGATTCCCATCAGCCTCTTCGGATATTTGCCGGTCATTATTCGGACGTGGAT GTAGTACAGTTTCATCCAAACTCGAACTACGTGGCGACCGGTTCCAGCGACATGACAGTAAGATTATGGGACTGCGTAACCGGTAGCCAAGTCAGATTAATGACAGGTCACAAAGCTCCAATTTACTCCCTTGCTTTTTCCGCAGAGGGTCGGTTTCTAGCATCCGCTGGAGCAGATCATCGCGTTTTAGTTTGGGATCTGGCGCACGGCCATCTTGTCGCTGCTTTGTCCAATCATTCCGGTACCATTCATTGTCTGACGTTCAGCAGGGATGGGAATATATTGGTCTCAG GATCATTGGACTCTACGATTAAATTGTGGGATTTTACGAAGCTCGCGGAGGAAATGAGCTTAGAGGACGTGAACGTGTCTCACAACCCGGATGTAAAGACGAACGCGGAGGCGTATCTGTTGAGGACATTCCCGACGAAAAACTCCCCCGTCCTCGCGTTGCATTTTTCCAGAAGAAATTTATTATTGGGCATCGGGATGTTCGAATCCACGTAA
- the LOC143347813 gene encoding annexin B9 isoform X1, whose product MSYGYQGPPVIQFPGHMPPPTSFGAPPGTPSAPGAPPYPQSGNMGFSNAPPMSFGMPQPYSPYPQTPYPPQPNHPVPGQCPPPPAPVGPMQQTPYPMPSSMPSSMPSSMPYASQQPQQSYPAQPSAYPQQQNCGIYPNLQGAPDAREYFNQPSPYHTAPTAYTNNASMYQGGSYPGGQGAGTYSPYGGKSTPPQHSHPAPAPRRNQFTPKLSPTVVPYSDFDARADAEALRKAMKGFGTDEKTIINVLANRSNLQRQEIAVQFKTLYGKDLIKDLKSELSGNFEKLILDMMMPLPQYYAKELHDAMSGVGTDECVLIEVLCTMSNHEIRVIKQAYEAMYGRSLEDDLAGDTSGNFKRLMVSLCCANRDESFDVNPSAAMEDAKELLRAGELRFGTDESVFNAILVQRNVPQLKQIFVEYENITGHDIESAIENEFSGDVKKGLLAIVKCVKNRAGFFAEQLYKSMKGLGTDDNRLIRLIVTRCEVDMGDIKEMFRHQYNESLENFISGDCSGHYKKCLLALIS is encoded by the exons ATGAGCTACGGATATCAA GGACCACCGGTGATTCAGTTTCCTGGACACATGCCACCACCAACATCGTTCGGGGCTCCGCCTGGTACGCCCTCTGCCCCCGGTGCTCCGCCGTATCCCCAAAGTGGCAATATGGGCTTCTCGAATGCTCCCCCTATGTCTTTCGGGATGCCACAACCTTATTCTCCCTACCCTCAGACTCCGTATCCACCGCAACCTAATCATCCTGTACCTGGACAGTGTCCACCTCCCCCAGCACCAGTAGGCCCCATGCAGCAAACGCCGTATCCTATGCCTAGTTCTATGCCTAGTTCTATGCCTAGTTCTATGCCTTATGCGTCTCAACAACCCCAGCAATCTTATCCTGCTCAGCCTTCTGCGTATCCACAGCAGCAAAACTGTGGCATCTATCCGAACCTTCAAGGAGCACCAGATGCCCGAGAGTATTTCAACCAACCTTCTCCTTACCACACTGCTCCTACTGCTTATACAAATAACGCAAGCATGTACCAAGGCGGAAGCTATCCTGGGGGGCAGGGCGCAGGAACGTATTCTCCTTACGGAGGTAAATCTACTCCACCCCAGCATTCTCATCCAGCCCCAGCCCCCCGGAGAAATCAGTTTACGCCTAAG TTATCCCCAACCGTCGTGCCCTACAGCGATTTCGATGCCAGGGCTGACGCGGAAGCTTTGAGAAAAGCCATGAAGGGATTCGGTACGGACGAAAAGACAATCATTAACGTGCTTGCCAATCGCAGTAATCTGCAACGCCAGGAAATTGCCGTTCAATTCAAGACTCTCTATGGAAAA GATCTTATAAAGGACTTGAAATCAGAATTGTCCGGTAATTTCGAAAAACTGATTCTTGATATGATGATGCCACTACCCCAGTATTATGCCAAAGAACTGCACGACGCGATGTCCGGCGTCGGTACCGATGAATGCGTACTGATCGAAGTACTATGCACCATGTCTAATCACGAGATTCGTGTTATTAAACAGGCTTACGAAGCAA TGTACGGAAGATCGTTGGAGGATGACCTGGCAGGCGATACATCCGGTAACTTCAAACGTTTAATGGTGTCGTTGTGTTGTGCCAACAGAGACGAGTCATTCGACGTGAATCCATCCGCCGCTATGGAGGATGCCAAGGAACTTCTCAGAGCCG GCGAGCTCCGTTTCGGGACCGATGAGTCAGTGTTCAATGCAATTCTCGTACAGAGAAACGTGCCTCAGCTAAAACAGATATTCGTAGAATACGAAAACATAACCGGCCATGACATCGAGAGCGCTATCGAGAACGAGTTCTCGGGCGACGTTAAGAAAGGCCTTCTTGCGATCG TGAAATGTGTGAAAAACAGAGCCGGTTTCTTCGCCGAACAGTTGTACAAGAGTATGAAGGGCCTCGGCACGGACGACAATCGTTTGATCAGATTGATCGTCACGCGTTGCGAGGTAGACATGGGAGACATAAAAGAAATGTTCAGGCATCAGTATAACGAGTCTTTGGAGAACTTCATTTCC GGCGACTGTTCCGGCCATTATAAGAAGTGTCTACTGGCTCTAATTTCTTAA
- the Taf5 gene encoding TATA-box binding protein associated factor 5 isoform X3: MDSEKTTMLAVLQLLRKYNLKGTEELFRKEANLTDISPDEAQQTDSEVNSVLSAYKSEGDPALYEKAYSELKKFVEGSLDIYKHELGTILYPVLVHMYLELVYNNHSEEAKQLLEKFGGNLEEYYQNDLKRLSNVTRREQMAGNELTDTFKSNQFIIRMSRDTLSILKRHLQEKKHSVLLNIIQEHLYFDMYEGVARNKQQIDATSGAVVGEATRQDNKAKVYYGLLKEPDIQCVPPTEEEEDDTGGADGDKPKKKKAKKDPLFSKKTKSDPNAPPVGRMPLPNLKDADKLEKVKALREASKRVVLGPDTLPSICFYTLLNAIHTVTAAEVAEDSSLLAIGFSDSSIKVWTLIPQKLRLMKTGEQLQDIDREADDVLVRMMDDRTAESSRPLYGHNGPVYSLSFSPDRNLLLSSSEDSTGMLQSAVVLNLRSVKNYKCITVRLWSLHTWTCVVCYKGHLFPVWCVRFSSHGYYFATSSHDKTARLWATDSHQPLRIFAGHYSDVDVVQFHPNSNYVATGSSDMTRVGF, translated from the exons ATGGACAGCGAGAAAACTACCATGCTTGCGGTTTTACAGCTACTTCGGAAGTATAATCTGAAG GGAACGGAAGAACTATTTCGAAAAGAGGCGAATCTAACAGATATCTCTCCGGATGAAGCTCAGCAGACTGATTCCGAAGTAAACAGTGTGCTCTCTGCGTACAAAAGCGAGGGAGACCCTGCACTCTATGAGAAAGCATACAGCGAACTGAAAAAATTTGTAGAAGGTTCTCTAGATATATACAAG CATGAATTGGGTACGATATTATACCCGGTCTTGGTGCACATGTATCTAGAATTGGTCTATAATAATCATTCGGAGGAAGCGAAACAACTTCTAGAGAAATTTGGCGGTAATCTGGAGGAATAttatcagaatgatttgaaaagatTGTCCAACGTTACCAGACGGGAACAGATGGCCGGAAACGAGTTAACCGACACTTTCAA ATCCAATCAGTTCATAATCAGGATGTCGAGGGATACCCTTTCTATATTAAAACGACATTTACAAGAAAAAAAGCACAGTGTGTTATTAAACATCATACAAGAACATCTTTATTTTGATATGTACGAGGGAGTAGCTAGGAACAAACAACAAATCGATGCTACGTCGGGCGCGGTAGTCGGAGAGGCGACCAGGCAAG ATAATAAGGCTAAAGTATATTATGGACTTCTGAAGGAACCAGACATCCAATGCGTGCCTCCGACCGAGGAAGAGGAGGACGATACAGGCGGTGCAGACGGGGACAAACCGaaaaagaaaaaggccaagaaggATCCTTTATTTTCGAAGAAAACCAAGTCAGACCCGAACGCGCCGCCCGTCGGTAGAATGCCTTTGCCCAATTT AAAAGACGCTGATAAATTGGAGAAGGTGAAGGCTCTAAGGGAAGCGTCGAAACGCGTGGTGCTTGGCCCGGACACCTTACCCTCTATCTGCTTTTACACGCTCCTGAACGCTATCCATAC TGTAACAGCGGCGGAGGTGGCAGAGGACTCGAGTTTACTGGCCATCGGATTCAGTGACTCTAGCATAAAAGTGTGGACGTTAATTCCGCAGAAATTAAGACTGATGAAGACCGGCGAACAATTACAGGACATCGACAGAGAAGCAG ATGACGTGTTAGTGAGAATGATGGATGATCGTACAGCGGAATCGTCGAGGCCCCTGTACGGGCATAACGGTCCCGTGTACAGTCTGTCGTTCAGTCCAGACAGGAATCTTCTTCTCTCGTCGTCGGAAGATAGCACGGGTATGTTACAGTCAGCGGTGGTCCTTAACCTGCGATccgttaaaaattataaatgtatTACAGTCAGACTATGGTCCCTACATACATGGACGTGTGTCGTATGCTACAAGGGGCACTTGTTCCCAGTGTGGTGCGTCAGGTTTTCGTCTCACGGTTATTATTTCGCTACGTCTTCTCACGACAAAACTGCCAGGCTCTGGGCGACCGATTCCCATCAGCCTCTTCGGATATTTGCCGGTCATTATTCGGACGTGGAT GTAGTACAGTTTCATCCAAACTCGAACTACGTGGCGACCGGTTCCAGCGACATGACA AGGGTCGGTTTCTAG
- the Taf5 gene encoding TATA-box binding protein associated factor 5 isoform X2: MDSEKTTMLAVLQLLRKYNLKGTEELFRKEANLTDISPDEAQQTDSEVNSVLSAYKSEGDPALYEKAYSELKKFVEGSLDIYKHELGTILYPVLVHMYLELVYNNHSEEAKQLLEKFGGNLEEYYQNDLKRLSNVTRREQMAGNELTDTFKSNQFIIRMSRDTLSILKRHLQEKKHSVLLNIIQEHLYFDMYEGVARNKQQIDATSGAVVGEATRQDNKAKVYYGLLKEPDIQCVPPTEEEEDDTGGADGDKPKKKKAKKDPLFSKKTKSDPNAPPVGRMPLPNLKDADKLEKVKALREASKRVVLGPDTLPSICFYTLLNAIHTVTAAEVAEDSSLLAIGFSDSSIKVWTLIPQKLRLMKTGEQLQDIDREADDVLVRMMDDRTAESSRPLYGHNGPVYSLSFSPDRNLLLSSSEDSTVRLWSLHTWTCVVCYKGHLFPVWCVRFSSHGYYFATSSHDKTARLWATDSHQPLRIFAGHYSDVDVVQFHPNSNYVATGSSDMTVRLWDCVTGSQVRLMTGHKAPIYSLAFSAEGRFLASAGADHRVLVWDLAHGHLVAALSNHSGTIHCLTFSRDGNILVSGSLDSTIKLWDFTKLAEEMSLEDVNVSHNPDVKTNAEAYLLRTFPTKNSPVLALHFSRRNLLLGIGMFEST; the protein is encoded by the exons ATGGACAGCGAGAAAACTACCATGCTTGCGGTTTTACAGCTACTTCGGAAGTATAATCTGAAG GGAACGGAAGAACTATTTCGAAAAGAGGCGAATCTAACAGATATCTCTCCGGATGAAGCTCAGCAGACTGATTCCGAAGTAAACAGTGTGCTCTCTGCGTACAAAAGCGAGGGAGACCCTGCACTCTATGAGAAAGCATACAGCGAACTGAAAAAATTTGTAGAAGGTTCTCTAGATATATACAAG CATGAATTGGGTACGATATTATACCCGGTCTTGGTGCACATGTATCTAGAATTGGTCTATAATAATCATTCGGAGGAAGCGAAACAACTTCTAGAGAAATTTGGCGGTAATCTGGAGGAATAttatcagaatgatttgaaaagatTGTCCAACGTTACCAGACGGGAACAGATGGCCGGAAACGAGTTAACCGACACTTTCAA ATCCAATCAGTTCATAATCAGGATGTCGAGGGATACCCTTTCTATATTAAAACGACATTTACAAGAAAAAAAGCACAGTGTGTTATTAAACATCATACAAGAACATCTTTATTTTGATATGTACGAGGGAGTAGCTAGGAACAAACAACAAATCGATGCTACGTCGGGCGCGGTAGTCGGAGAGGCGACCAGGCAAG ATAATAAGGCTAAAGTATATTATGGACTTCTGAAGGAACCAGACATCCAATGCGTGCCTCCGACCGAGGAAGAGGAGGACGATACAGGCGGTGCAGACGGGGACAAACCGaaaaagaaaaaggccaagaaggATCCTTTATTTTCGAAGAAAACCAAGTCAGACCCGAACGCGCCGCCCGTCGGTAGAATGCCTTTGCCCAATTT AAAAGACGCTGATAAATTGGAGAAGGTGAAGGCTCTAAGGGAAGCGTCGAAACGCGTGGTGCTTGGCCCGGACACCTTACCCTCTATCTGCTTTTACACGCTCCTGAACGCTATCCATAC TGTAACAGCGGCGGAGGTGGCAGAGGACTCGAGTTTACTGGCCATCGGATTCAGTGACTCTAGCATAAAAGTGTGGACGTTAATTCCGCAGAAATTAAGACTGATGAAGACCGGCGAACAATTACAGGACATCGACAGAGAAGCAG ATGACGTGTTAGTGAGAATGATGGATGATCGTACAGCGGAATCGTCGAGGCCCCTGTACGGGCATAACGGTCCCGTGTACAGTCTGTCGTTCAGTCCAGACAGGAATCTTCTTCTCTCGTCGTCGGAAGATAGCACGG TCAGACTATGGTCCCTACATACATGGACGTGTGTCGTATGCTACAAGGGGCACTTGTTCCCAGTGTGGTGCGTCAGGTTTTCGTCTCACGGTTATTATTTCGCTACGTCTTCTCACGACAAAACTGCCAGGCTCTGGGCGACCGATTCCCATCAGCCTCTTCGGATATTTGCCGGTCATTATTCGGACGTGGAT GTAGTACAGTTTCATCCAAACTCGAACTACGTGGCGACCGGTTCCAGCGACATGACAGTAAGATTATGGGACTGCGTAACCGGTAGCCAAGTCAGATTAATGACAGGTCACAAAGCTCCAATTTACTCCCTTGCTTTTTCCGCAGAGGGTCGGTTTCTAGCATCCGCTGGAGCAGATCATCGCGTTTTAGTTTGGGATCTGGCGCACGGCCATCTTGTCGCTGCTTTGTCCAATCATTCCGGTACCATTCATTGTCTGACGTTCAGCAGGGATGGGAATATATTGGTCTCAG GATCATTGGACTCTACGATTAAATTGTGGGATTTTACGAAGCTCGCGGAGGAAATGAGCTTAGAGGACGTGAACGTGTCTCACAACCCGGATGTAAAGACGAACGCGGAGGCGTATCTGTTGAGGACATTCCCGACGAAAAACTCCCCCGTCCTCGCGTTGCATTTTTCCAGAAGAAATTTATTATTGGGCATCGGGATGTTCGAATCCACGTAA